The sequence AGAACGTAACGTTGAGTCATATTGATTCAAGATAATGTCAAATTGTGAGAATATAGGTAAAATAGGCTTATGTCAGCTCAATATCTTTCTAAACCGTACGTATTTTTGTCATAATGAAACGTCATGTCGGTCCAAGGTCAATGCATCTCTTTTTGCTAAGACCAAATTTAACTGATTGATTTCTCTATTCAAAGCAATCTTTAATGTAATGCTATTGCTGCCGTACACGAAATTTGAGGCTTTCAGGGCATGTTATGTTAAAGCTATATTCGAGTATAGGCATATCTGCGGCAGTATTCTACATTACTTTGAACCCTTTTTTCTAAAATCTTGAATTAAAGGACTTTTTGTTATTTCAGCTCGCATTATTtacttacatttttctttttcctttcgtTTTATACCAACAGTTAACAGCAGAAGGATCTGATTGTACAATAAATTTCTTCTGAAATTTTATGAGATTGCTTAAGTAAGTTTGAcatgtgttttcaaaattaaaagttaaatctTGTTATGTTCTCCGCTTTATCGGAAATCATTCTGGCAGAATTACGCTTTACCagatttatttaaaacagtgAATGAGGAGAAGAAAACGGTATTTTTCGGTTCGTGCTTGTGTACATGTTCTTGCTTTATATTTCTTGTATCTTCAAATTCAAGTTGGAGTTTGATAGCTTTACATCAATATTGTTTATACGAGAACAACCGCTATTTCCCTTCCATGCAAAATATGTAGTAAAtgtaattatatatgaaatactaAGTAATACTTCTATGTTTAATTAATTTCGGTAATAGAATTAGCAAATTCtttgaaaagaaatcaaatattttgtttcatcgAATTCAttaataaacttattttgaaaacaaaccaTGAAGATTTTGATTTCTGACTGCACGGAAGTCCCTTTTTCCTTTCGTTTTAACAGTGTCTGGAAGAAACACTAGGAGTTATACCTAAACCACAAGTTACAGACATTGATGTGGTAACCCAAAAGTTGGCATGGGACACCCGTGAGTCAGTCCAAACTACCTGCATTTGTCGAATACTTCTCTCcccataaaaaatttttaaagtacaaATTCATTTTACTTTCAGAAACATAAATTCATCTATTTACTATACtttcatacctcatgtttttatttcaatggaaatgagatgtgaaaccaaaatttgtagtcctattTGGCACCACATAatctgtactgtgttggtgcgccttaaaacccaaataaacgaataaatatttttactatactTCCCAAGCTGAACATCTACGCATTTAGTCTATGTTTTGTTAACAGTATTAGCAAGTTGTGCTTGTACGCCTTTCAATTAGTCAGATAATGTGGTGTTTCAGCGCTTCTTCAGCGCTTCCTTAATGGCATCCTATTAATCTTACTGTCGTTAAAGGCAGTGGGAACGCATATCCGTATAATTACGCATACTCGTTAAGCAAATTTTGTTGAACGCGTACAttgctttccatgaaaaaaataagtatgccgaaatcgcatactgAAAATCTATAATTTTCCAATTGCCGTCGGTGGTCCTATACCTTTAGAGAAATCTCTTATAATGCCCGATGACAAATATCCTTAACGAGACACTACTGTATCTGTTTATAAACAAATTAGAAGATACATCAGTTTCGCTCTTAATCAAAAGATTGTGTTTCTTTCCGATTTAATTTTTAAATCGGAAGTACTTGTTTTCAAATTCACCAAATTTATATCAGATGTACAAAAGCATTGTCTTTACTTCCGATTGTCTTTTCAAAGAAGCAGATGCTAAGAGGCACGGGTGTTGCAccttccattacctctcatgaacagactcaatcaaaccgagtctgctattattttgcttggttaatgcgcattctgtgcttccaaaggatgttcTTCAATAtcttattttacattatcatGCTTTGCAAACATGTTTCGTTTAGTGTAATACAGTCTAAAAGAATACGCGTCACTGTTTAAAAGGTCTTGCAAAAGATAAATGATTTACGTATTTGTCCGTGTATCTCGACGATTTCTAATGACTACAATAGACAAAGATCTTAGTAATTGTGTCTGCACTCAATTTATCATCATGATTAATTTGTATTTGCAAAGAGAATTGTAACGTCTAAATCAGGACAGTTAACAAAACCAGTGAAAACGAGAATCTTGTTTTTATCAACCTTTGTCATCGGAAACTTACACATAAGAACGCCTTTAGACTATTAAATTGtgtataactttttttttgtaaatcctcATGAAATTTTGCTGAGCCGTCTGTAGTTGAAACATACACAAAACGAAAAAAAGGCATTTTCAAGATTAAGTACTTACTAAATTtcagatttgaaattttgttgaACAAGGACCAaggaaaacatgtttttttctcttCGTTAGCTTTAACATGCACTATGCCTTAATTTagacattaaataaatatactaCATATTAGTCAATGTGTGACTTTGTCTTCAATGGCTATCAGCCATTTTACTTAAGAACGTAATCCAGAATTCATGGcatttaaatgttgtttactaGACAAAAGGTGTGAGTGAAAATTTCACTTATGTGAGCTCAAACGTTACTTATATTTTATAATACTAGTGCTTATATCGGCTTTAACATGTGAGCCGCaccagttagagaaactgttagcgaacagcatggatcctgaccagactgtgcggatgcgcaggctggtctggatccatgctggtcgcaaatgcactatgtttgttttctcatggtgcggctcatatgaggTAGATTAATTCGAATTCTAAATAAAGGCATTTCCTTGTTACAAAGTAATAAGCCGTATTGTtccttaaaggtgtttttcacaattatttctagcggacagaattttttttaactttgcatatttatagattgatgtatggcaagttaaaataaaaaataaaaatgataggtacccgtgcttcttttttcaatatttaaagtttattaagaacaccaaatcggtatttttgtcttaagaaacaatacatacatgtcataataaaactactgcaaacaattatttattcaaagtttcactctgatgttactgtttatgcatcacaattaatgaaaccactatagctatgcataaaatgtcaacatatagatatattaactcagaaaaaatACTCTTGatagatgtcgaaagtatctggaACTGAGAAAatcacgaagtatttcttaatgatatgaaaaatctagcggacagaattttaccaaattttatattatgtaagctaaaattaagacaaaaaaatctaaaccaaaaaaaaaaaaaataatatcaacccgtgcttgttttcaagaaaaattaaaaaatattcactccacccacaaaagtattctttcattaccccacccacctaaaaattatgaacatttttttcttagaaaacaaattacacaatgttattatcagtttcttaaccaattttcttactcacatgcggaacaatgctcctttaaggttgcatgcctctaggtcaaatactttttgggatacgtgctacacaagctttcacatgccatttacgtatatatttgaccacgtcaagggacataaatctgtttttactaagtgaaacctcaaataaaagcactggtgcacaacttcgcatgctgaatttaattcttgtttggtttcatgactcttggcgcatatacttttgaggtacatgcggcacacatgtttagaccctttatgtacaatttgactgtcaagggccataactatggtctTACTATGCGAAATGCGAGATGGGGCAcataagtataacaacatttttaggaagtcacatttgaacttgaaggagatatatctacgttaagattttctggaattttatttgacttggagtcggctgcatcattactggacgaaatagtttactttcaaattggctgtccacattgtattcgattcgagcacttcctacaactactcatccaataaaacaccatcacttttaaaggtaaaatatggatgcacgacctatattgtcagtacatacgatatattttgcgcgagtgccctcatatccgacaattatgcactttcggcggcgaattctgaactttacagtggatatcgcttgctgcaCGATTGAGCTGCggacaaaatattgtgatgaactcctttaacaAGGAAACTGGCTTTTAATTTGGCCACCCCTTTCAATTGTGCTTTTTAACAGATGAATAGTGTAATGCacacaaatgttttgtttttcataaatcaatgtgtttttttttgtgtgttttttttgcatTCCTACCACCAAGTTTCAATTTCcgaatttcaaaattaaacttctcgcttcaaattcaaaataaagcCAGAacttttagaaaatataattattaaacattatcaGTGCAATATTTGGTATGCAAATTGCTTCGAAAAGCagtggtttttgttttgttttatttttttgaaaacatttaatattcaagtataaagtttcatttcttTGCTATAGGCAACATGGCGTCTACATAAAAACAAAGTCACAGGTTTTGTTTTGCTGTGCAGTTTAATAAGAATAACTGTGTGGATTGTTAGACTCGTTAAACTCTTGTATGTCATTATTTATTCAGTTATGTCAAATGGGTACCATAAGCTTTGATGGTATTCTATGACCGctttgttttgtttcaaatatatttcagttacaaAATGTTAAGATGCTTCACTGCAACGACATTTTAGCCACatatatattttagtattttacaaACATGTAAAACAACTAGGGCAAGGATTTCGACTTGTACACAGAAAAAAAGACAACACTTACATAACAagggcaaaacaaacaaataaaggaaaactTATGGGCACCGCTCTGTAGCGGTATGTGGCTAAAGATATCACTGAGTAGTTTATACAAGCTGATGAGCAGCAAACCCAATTTTAATGCCCACATATTATCTGGTAATAAAAGACATgacataaatatgacaaaagtgCGCATGTTAGCATGCGCTACTAGCATGCGCCTTCtggtttttatcaaattattatgaCACATTAAGTAATTATCAGTAATTTTCATATTCTGGTATTCCAGTGAATTACAATTCCAGTGTTTCCAACACTACCTGaagaattaaaattttgaatcttATTTGTGCATTtgcaaacaaacagaaaagttaACACGGTCGATATTTTTCAACAAAGCAGTTTCTAGGAATTCTATAACAAAATCTGTCTAAACGTGATAGAATGTCAATTTAGGTGTCATATTTCAGGTACAAAAATATCCTTTGTCGCGATGTTTTACTTACCTCATGACGTCATATTTGCTCGGTGGCTACTCATAAAAAGCTCTCGTTGATATGCTTCTGTTCTAACAGGTGTACTGAATTATTGATTTCTTACATTTAGGATTAGCATCAAAAGTTAAAATACTGACATGAATGAGAAAGAAAACAGTAACTATACCTAGTATATAGACTGCAGTAATTTTCGTTTCAATACTAAATACATTAAATGACCAAAACACAATTTATACATACCCAAATATATTGAAtatctaaatgaaaataatatgaatataataaagaaaattgcgttgaacatttgaaaaataattcatatAAGTTTAGTTGATAAACGTGACAGATGCAAATCCAATAcgtaaacatgttttgtttattttcccATTAACATTATCTTTGATCCTTTGACAATGCGTCACGGTGGCGCAAATATCCATTATTTTCCTAGAAGATTCATTTACCGCCACGGGGTAATTCATTTCTTTACAGTGGTGTCAGTCGTGTCAATTTACATGGAATGCATTTGTATTTCGGCGTTATTCATGTCCATCTACGAAACGCCTTAAATCCCGTGATATCTCGTGAGATATCGTCACAAATGTGGATTGTCGTCATTAGTCAATCATCGATCGATTCACTCAACAGCAATTGTTCGGCCTGAAATGTAGGAAGTATTGTATTAAGTAGAACTATTTTTCCCGTAAAAGCATAAAAATATCACTGATGGTTATCACTGATGAGCTTTCAGGACTATGTTTGCTTATTAAATATAGAATCGTACACGGTGCAATAACTGGTCCATAAAGCAGATTATATATCTGAGTAATAATCAGTAAAATCCATGTAATTTTGAAGAGAAACCAGCTTAAGAAAATGTTAagcaacttaaaaaaaataatttcaatgatCGGAATCAGGTCTAAAATGGTAGAAAAGAAGAAAACTGCATTATGATTTGACAACCTCTGCTAAATCACTCAAATGTAAAATCAATTTCGAATGCATTGCTCCTAAAAAGATAATCATATCAGTGTTTACCATACCACAACCATATTTGTGCTGTGACGTCTGGATAATGACAAGTCAAAGTAcatttaaaattcaaacaaaatcaaTAAGGATTTTCTACAATAACGATGTTTTTATATCGCACGTAACAACATAAGTAAATAATGCAAGTGTGCTCACATCTAAAGATTCCGTAAAAGCAGATTAAGTAAATGTACGGTTGATTAAGTTACAACAAGGAAACTAAAAGTAAATTATAAGAGTACGTATTTGTAGAAATTACTAATTGCCATTATGGGTTGACGACATTTCTGAATGCGTGATTTGATTCCAAACGGCCAACTGCAGTTTCAACAATCTCTTTATGATATATGTGATAGAAACAACTATTAGAACAGAGCTCTTTTTTTCAACGCCAGCAATAGGTTTATAAAATGAAAGTAATCACCAGAGAGCATAGATAGTCGTTACAAGTCAACGAATGTAATCATTTTGTCGTTTCATAGCAAAGAAAACGTATTTATAAAGAATTAAATTATCTGAACCTggatatttttatgccccaccCTCTTCGAacaaggggtatattgttttctAGATGTAtgttggtctgtctgtcggtcggtcggcaTGTAGACCAatttgtttccggatgataactcaagaacgcttgggtttaggatcatgaaagttgattggagggttggtcatgacctgcagatgacccctattgatgttgaggtcagtgggtcaaaagtcatggtcacagtgacccggaacagttaaaagttttccggatgataactcaagaaggctttggtctaggatcatgcaagttgataggaaggttggccatgaccagcagatgattcctattgatgTTGAAGTCAGTACGTCgatggtcaaggtcaaagtgatccggaacagttaaacggtttccgtatgataactAAAGATTGCTTTGGCTTAGGATTATGAAAATTGAAAGgaatgttggtcattaacagcaaatgacccctattgattttgaggtcagtagatcaaaggtcaaagtcactgtgactcggaacagttaaacggtttccagatgataacccaagaacgcttgagcctatgaacataaaattttatagggttggtcatgaccagcagatgatgaggtcagtaggtcaaaggtcaagatcacacttacccGGAACAGTTagacggtttccggataataactcaagaacgattGGGCCTAGCATAATGaatattgatagggaggttgatcatgaccagcagatgacccctattgattttgaggtcagtaggcctaaggtcaaggtcacagtggcccggaacaattaaaccatTTCCATACGATAACCTGAGAACGCATGGGTCAAGggtcacgaaacttgatagggaggttgttcatatcagcagataacccctattgattttgaggtcagtaggccaaaggtcaaggtcacagtggctcgGAACacttaaacagtttccggaccataatttgagaacgcttgggcctatgatcacgaaactaagagaggttgatcatggccagcagatgaccactgttggttttgaggtcattaggtcaaaggtcacattgcagcagaacagtagaactgttttgccaaataactagagaatgctttggtttaagatcacatttgatacagaggtcacttatgactggtaaatgacccatgattattgatttaaggtcagtacgtcaaatgtccagtggATAGTGACCAGTAAATTGGCGTTGTACATATCCACTACTTTTCTTACTGCGAAAGTTTTGGTCGAACAATGAACTACTTATGTGGTTATAGACTATGTGATAAATAATCTCATTTAAAAGTCAACTTTCTCAGTaaaaattttttatcatatatttgcACATAACAACATATCTAAATTTCAGGCTAAATGACTGATCAGATGAGAAGAGAATGATTGTATGGAATATAAAATTGTTGTTCATGATATtcaacaataaaatgaaaaataaaaatagccaTGACATTGAGTCAAATACATCAGCCTTTTTAGAGCTTCAATGGACCGGTCTAAAAGAAGACATACCTTGTATAgaagaaatcataaaaatgacgataaatttgtattttattatacatatgttaATTCCCTTTTTTCAGTTACCATGGATCTTGAAGAGATAGAAATAGTCGAGAACCTGCAAAACATTGCCATAGACACGTCAACACAAGAGACAGAACGAAACGAAACTAATGGCGTTGGTCACCATAGTAACGATTTATTTGTTGCTAAAGTCGTCGTTCAAACGGTCATTTTGACGTTGGCCATATTTGGTAACACCTGCTTGTTTTTTGTACTGCGCAGACGCAAAAGGAACTTCACTAGAATGCACGTGTTCATCACACATCTGTGTTTTGCCGACATGTTAGTTGCGTTCTTCAACATTTTACCACAGCTAATTTGGGAAATTGTCGGAGAGTGGAAAGCAGGTGATTTCATGTGTAGGTTTGTGAAGTTCATGCAAATATACGTAATGTACTTATCAACATACGTGCTTGTTCTCACTGCATTAGACAGACGTCGTGCAATTTGCTCACCATTACTTAGCCACACGTGGACTTATAAACTTGTACATCTGTCAGTTGGTGTGGTATATATCTTGTCTGCTTTTCTTAGTTTACCACAGGCGATTATCTTTAAGTATCAGGAAACTGTGCCTGGAACCGGACAGAAGAATTGCTGGGTTCATTTTCATCCTGAGTGGACGCTGCAAGTCTATATTACTGCATTTACAGTTCTAGTCTATATACTTCCACTTGGCATACTTATATACGCATACGGCTCCATATACTACACAATATTTGTGAGACAGAAAGAATCAAAAAGAGATTTTTCAAAAAGAGAACTTGTAAAATCAAAGGATAATTCAGTAATAGAAAAGAACGGTGTACCAATTAGAAGACTGAATGTCCCTTCATTTACAAGTGGAAAATCTGGCAGAAATCGTGGTCAGTCGATGGTTCCTCGCAGTAATTCATTTGCTGGCTTTACACGCGCCAAGATGAAAACTGTGAAACTGACTTTAGTGATCATCCTGGCGTATATTGGGTGCTGGTCCCCGTTTTTCATATCACAACTCTGGTGGCTGTATGACGAAACGGCACCAGCAAGCCGTaagttgttgtatttttttcttgtaaaattttaatatttgtgcAATGGCTAACCACAGAACGATAAAAATAGTCCTAAAGTTTAAATACCTAGTTCTAGTTTTACTTGTAAAAATGTTAGATTTGTGCAATGGTTATCGACAGAATGGTGAATAAACAGTCCTAAAGATAAAATATCTAGCTCAAAGCAAAAATATAATTCATTCCTCTTATATAATTGCTATTTATTTAAACTCTTGAAACTGACAACAAAAATGTCTCGAGTATTAAGTTCCAGGGATATGAATTCTTGGGCAAATATTTCAACGGTATTTCATATACAACACATACATGTCTAGCAATTTTGATACACTTAATGGCACATCTGACAGTTTTTCTGATAGACAGAATTTTCTGAAATTTGGCTCATTTGTTGACTTCAACAACtgaataaaaactgtcaataaaaTATAGCTCACTGTGTTTGTTTTAGATTTATTGCCTGTACTTATATTTACAGTCGCAATActaccaaaatatacaaaaagcacTATTATCGAAAAttaattcttaattttttataaCTCTTTAACTGAATTAATCTCAACAGCGCTTTAAAGCAGAGTTGACAAGAATGCTAAAATTACTGctaaaattatctttttaaagaaCGGTATAtgcagatatttttcaaaataaattcctGGATCCAGTACATTGCAATCTTttcaaatgtgtaaaaataagTATTGGCAACGGTGCTCATGTGGAAGAGAAAATAACTTCTGGTTAGAAGTTTAGCTTAGGTTGCCCAAAACTCGTAAAATTAGAAGTTTTCGACTTCAGAAATAATGTGGCCGACATAAGCTGCCAGATGTGCTTTAAAGTAGAGTTTTATAATTTCAGATAGTGCAATCGTTATCATGATACTACTCGCAAGTCTGAACAGCTGCTGTAACCCATGGATATATATGGCGTTCAGTGGATCTATTTCTTTCCGCGTATTCTCTTCTTGCTGTTCGTGCTGTGGTAACCAAAGTACATGTAGTAACAGAGCGAGCAGAAGTGGCTACGAAAATCAACGAATGTTGCCGAGAACACATTCTGTGCTTACAACACCATTAACACCGACGCCTTCAACCTCTTCAAAACTGATCGTTCCAAATACAATAATTATTGAAAGTAGTTCAATGTAAAACACTCACCTAATACATActaaaagttaaa is a genomic window of Mercenaria mercenaria strain notata chromosome 18, MADL_Memer_1, whole genome shotgun sequence containing:
- the LOC123538979 gene encoding cephalotocin receptor 2-like, encoding MDLEEIEIVENLQNIAIDTSTQETERNETNGVGHHSNDLFVAKVVVQTVILTLAIFGNTCLFFVLRRRKRNFTRMHVFITHLCFADMLVAFFNILPQLIWEIVGEWKAGDFMCRFVKFMQIYVMYLSTYVLVLTALDRRRAICSPLLSHTWTYKLVHLSVGVVYILSAFLSLPQAIIFKYQETVPGTGQKNCWVHFHPEWTLQVYITAFTVLVYILPLGILIYAYGSIYYTIFVRQKESKRDFSKRELVKSKDNSVIEKNGVPIRRLNVPSFTSGKSGRNRGQSMVPRSNSFAGFTRAKMKTVKLTLVIILAYIGCWSPFFISQLWWLYDETAPASHSAIVIMILLASLNSCCNPWIYMAFSGSISFRVFSSCCSCCGNQSTCSNRASRSGYENQRMLPRTHSVLTTPLTPTPSTSSKLIVPNTIIIESSSM